The genomic window GTTTTGTGTCTAAATAATTTTCTATCCTAAAATTGTCTTttcaaacccagaaactattgtggatgccaagatgtgcttgctgacaggagcctgatatacctgtctcctgagaggctctgccagagtctgacaaatacagaggtggatgctcacagccaagcattggactgagcacagggctgccaatggaggaggtagagaaaagaCCCCAaggaaggggtttgcagtcccacagaggaacaataatatgaaccaacaagACCAccacctccagagctcccagggactaaaccaccaaccaaagagtacatatggagggaccttGGCTCTAgttgcatgtgtagcagaggatggacttgttgggcatcagtgggaggagaggcccttggacctgtgacggttcattgccccagtgtaggggaatgccaggacagggaagcaggagtgggtgggtgggtaggtggaacaccctcgtagaagcatggggaaggggtgggatagggggttttggatgggaaccaggaaaggggataacatttgaaatggaaatgaaaatacctaataaaaatgctTTCAAACCTAGAACATCTTCTTAAATGCTAAACAACTTAAGTTGAATTTGTGAGACAAAAGCTCTCTAGTCTTCAACCCAATTGGAGATCAATGAAGGGAGTTAAGAACTTTTCAcacttggcattttctttgattgatgtatccatttctcctatggtatcttctacacctgagattctctcttccatctcttgtataaTCTTGGCGATGCTTgtatctgtagttcctgttctcttccctaggctTTCCACCTCCAGgcttgcctccatttgtgttttctttactgcTTCTATTTACTTTTTAGGTGTtggatcattttattcatttcctttgcctgtttgagtaaattttcctgtatttatttaagggaattatttatattctctttaaaggcctctatcatcttcatgagataggatttaaGGTCACAGACTTGCTCTTCAGCTGTGTTagtatatccagggcttgctgtagtaggagagcTGGGTTTTGATGGTGCCATATTATATTGGCGTCTATTGattatgttcttgcatttgcctttcacattctggttgtctctggtgttggctAGCTTGGGTATCCCCGGTTGGAGCAGGCCTTCTGGGAGGCAGTAGGAATTGTGTGTCTCAGGTTACATCGACTCCCTGGGAGGCAGACAGAACTGTGGGATGGGGTGCACTGTGCTAACCCAAGACTGTTCCAGGTATAGGTGAGGATGGAAGGAAGATGGACCTCCAACAGGGGAGTGCAGAGTCCAGGGCTGCTAGGCTTGCTGGGGTAACACAGGTGTGGGGGTTTGGTGTGGAGTATGTATCTCACCTGTAGGTAGAGTCAGcctcttgggaggcaggcagagctgcgGGTGGAGCAAAGTACACTGATGTGCCACTGCTGCACGTGTAGGTGCAGACTGGAGGGAATATGGAGCTCCAGCCACATTACTGGTTTCTATGTATTTTAGATTTGCTTCATTGTGAACATTTTCGTAGGTTCCTAAATTCTCATCTCTTTTGACATGTAGTGAGTGTTCTAGTAAATTGGTTTGCTCCAAGATAATGTACACTGAGAAGTAAACTGCATTTCTTTACTAGAATCGTTATTaattcattacttttattttatttattactttttgttAATGAATTAAGTATTAATTTATCATTTATCAATTTTGCTATATTAGGTGTTTTTTtaatacagggtctcactatgaagccttggctggcctggaacttaaaaCATAGGTTATACTGGTCCTGACACTCCCCAATATTACAAATTGGTAATCATCTTTGTGGCTGAATATTTGAATTCAAACCCCATTGTCTATCTGAACCAACATCCAGAAATGGAACTGTTAGAATTCATTTTCAAGCCATAGTAAATATTCCTAGAAGGATCTTCTTATAATTTGCTCAGGCCACATTCCCAATAGCAATTTCCAGAACAAAGGCCCATTTTCTCAAACATAAATACTTATTCCTTCCTGTTACTAGTCACCTAACTGACAGTGCCCCAGGCTTGAGGAGCCTgtctttattttatcttgtatttctttgcAGTTATCCAGTGCTCACTGTCATCATGATATTGTTCAACAGAGGTTCCAGTCGCCAGGTAGGAGGTTTTGCTCTATCCACCATGGCATGGATTCTTTGCATCACCTCCATGGGCCTCCCACAATGGCGAGTGTGGTACTCGAAGGAACCTGTGATCTCTTACCCTAGTGTGGCCTTTGTGGGAGTGTGGAAAGCCTGCATCTACCACCATGACAACTTCAGCAATATTAGAGTGTGTTACCGATACAGCTACCATGACACCTTCATTCCTTTGGATATTCGTGTTTCTCAGTGCCTGATGTTGACTACCAGCATTTTCTGGCTGATTGGAAAAGTGGCCACTGTTTTTGCTCTTAGAAATGTGTACACGGGAAGACAAGAGGAGAGTGAAACCTACAATGCCTTTGGTCTTTCAGCGATTCTGAACATCATTGCTAGTAGCTTTGTCTTCCTTGTTGTTTTGTGCAATTATTTCTCCATCATAAACAAGGAGGGGATTGCTTTTCCACCATCTTTCCATATGCCCGTTTACCCACATATTCAGCAGATTGGCATTGCCATGGTAGTGGCATTTCTAGCAGCCATCCTGTTCTTGTGCAGTGGTGTGATTTTCATCTCTTACACATTTCCCTTAAACATACAAGTCCTTCCTAATATCTGAAAGTGAATGTGTATCAccttgaaaaaaatccaaaacttcATGTTGTTACAAGGATTTTTGAGATGTCTATCTCAAAACCAAGGACTCAACAATATAAATGGCCTGTGACAGAAAATGGCCAAATGcctttttattatcttttctgTCTCATTTGTTTTACTACTTCAATGGTCAGATTATGGacttatattaaaataaacttaCCCACTTGTCAATTGATCTTTATGAAATTTCAGTTTTGATTGATGTCAGTGaaggaaaataattaataaaccCAGTATATATGAAAATGAATGTCAAAGCACATTAATCTTTCATATTGCCCTCTGATTTCAAGTCTAAAAACAAAAGCTGACATATTTACCATGTCATAATAATAGCATCTCTGCCATATGAAGTTTCTAAAATGTATTCAAGTTGACAGATCAGTGTTATAAACATCCCGTGGATATTATGAAACTCAATAGTCTGAAGACGTCTATATTTCCTTTAATAAGCAATCATTTCCTATCTCTGTGTCTGACCTAATAGCTCTTGAGACTATCATACAAAATTTTTTGACTCATGCTAGCAGGCTAACTAGGTAACTCAAAACCAAGAATATCATCTGATAACTTGTGAAATCTATAGCAGAGATTTCCCCCCACTTTGTTGTAATTCAACTACCTTATATTCACACCAGTGCATTAAAAGATGCCTTGGATTATGACTTCATTTTGTTCCTTAACCATAAAAGCTTCATGAGTAACTACTAAAACtttatatatgataaacaaatatCCTTTCCCTCATTCATTTCTTGTTCTACATTGTTGCCTTATTTCTCTCCTAGATAGGGATATCATGTCTAAAGTTCAGTCCCATTTAAGTCTCATTGATAATCCTTATGGCATTCTCTTCCTTCAGTGCTCTATCCTGTAATGGTCTAGAGTTGACTTGAGCCTCAGACAACATCATAGTCTGTGCACAGACCCATACATCATCCAAAAATTCTACCTAAATTCTAGAGTTCTTCCATTTCTGAGCACTCATTAACAGCCATTTCTGTCACAATTTCTAGTAAGGACCCTATTAAGTTTCCCTGAATTCCCCAAATACCCTTAAACTCCCAGAGAATTAAAAGACTAATGGGGTGGCACTGGCTATTGTTGTTGGGACTGGGAAGCTCCAAGGAGCctactggaactggagttggacTTCTGTGTCTCTGCTTGCTGTTGTGTCTCCTCCTCCGTGGACCCCACACTTAAAGGATGACCTCTAGGAAGAAAGTGCTGCTGAAGGGCATCATCCTGGAAGATTATGGTATTGGAAAGGTATATCTCATGAACCAGTATGTGAATAAGCTCAGTAGCCAGTACAAAGCCATATACTTTCTCATCAAGAAGGTGATGGTGGACTACATAATTGTCACCATGCAGATCTGGGGCACAGCTGGTCAAAAACCAGTTCCAGTTTCTTGGTGTGGCCTTCTATAGAAGTTCAGATTATTGCACTCTGGTGTTTGATGTGACTGCCCCCAACACATTCACAGCTCTTGACAGCTAGAGAGACAAGCTTCTTATTTAGGCCAGCCCCTGGGATCTCTTGTTGTGTTGGGAAACAAGATTGGCCTCAAAGACAAGGTGAGTggccacaaaaaacaaacaacattcAGTGCTTCAAGACCAGTGCCAAGGAGTCTATCAATAGGAGCAGGCCTTTCAGACGATTACTCAGAATACCCTTAAGCAGAAATCAGAAATGGAGCTGTACAGTGAAGTCACTGAACCCATCAAGCTGGACAAGAATAACCCAGCCAAGGCCTCTGAGAAGCTGAAGTTGTTGAAGGGTCAGTGAGCACAGAGCATACAGTTTTTACAGACCAAGAACATGCACCTAGGCCTTCAATATGCATTCCTCATGCTCCAAACAGACCATCCAGCTGCCAAAAGAAACTcctccaaacacatacacacacacacacacacacacacacacacagagagagagagagagagagagagagagagagagagagagagagagagagagagaaagagagagagagagagagagagagagagagagagagagagagagagagagagagagaataccaaCTTGTGTCTGTCAGGGCTCCCGGGGCAGCTGTTCACCATGAATCCTCTGTATGGCATATGATGGAGACCCTGGTCACTCTGAGGTGCAGTGGGCATGGAAAGATTATTCTTTTGTCCACTGGAGAGTGAGAGAACTGTTTACAGTTCATATGTATTTAATTATCTGATTTTTGAACAGTCTTGTGTTTTATTTACCTCTACCCATCCTTGAAGATCCTGTGGGAAGGCTGGTGCCCATGCTCCATTCTGAACAGGATGTTTGGTATGTATCTGTTAATACTTGTAACTTTTAACTaatcagaactttttttttaacagcatccatttattatgtaatatttcttttttaaataaatttttgattgaatatattctttatttacatttcaaatgctaaaacctttcccagtttcccccctcccccaagacccccaacctctcctctcaccccctgcttccaagtatatgcccctccacctgacccactcccacctacccccccttGATTTCTctgtgctggggcatctattgagccttcacaggaccaaggacccctcctcccattgatgcccaacaaggcattcctctgccacacttttggctagaaccatgtgtacccccttggttcatggtttagtccctgggagtcctggggcatctgggtggccgacattgttgttcttcccatggggttgaaaaccccttcagctcctccagtccgtgctccaactcctccactggggaccccacgctcagtccaatggttagctgctagtatctgcctctgtatctgtaaggctctggcagggttcctccagagacaaccataccaggctcctttTGATATGCACTTCTTTTTGTCCATTATAGTGTCGGGTTTGGAGaaagtttataggatgaatccccaggtagggcagtctctgggtggcctttacttcagtctctgctccacactgtctccataattgccctgtgagtattttgttccctttctcagaggaaccaaggcaccccacttcagtcttccttcgtcttgagcttcctgtggtctgtgaattgtaacttatttattttgagcttttgggataatatcctcttattagtgagtacatacccatgtgtgttcttttgtgattgggttaccttactcaggatgatactttctagttccatccatttgcctaagaatttcatgaattcattgctttgaATAGcaaaatagtactccattgtgtatatataccacattttctgtatccattcctctgttgaaggacatctgggttctttccagcttctggctattataaataaggctgctatgaacatagtggagcatgtgtcattattagcTGCTGGAGCattttctaggtatatgcccaggagtggtgtagctgagtcttcaggtctaattttctgaggaacctccaaactgatttccagagtggttttaccagcttgcaatcccaccaacaatggagaagtgttcctctttccccacatcctctccagcatctgctgtcccctgagtttttcatcttagccattctgactgttgtaaggtggaatctcagtgttgttttgatttacatttccctgataactaatgatgctgaacatttctttaggtgcttcagagccattcgagttttctcagttgagaattccctatttaattctgtaccccagttttaatatggttatttgactatctggagtctaacttcttgagatctttgtatatattggatattagccctctatcagatataggattggtaaagatcttttcccaatctgttggttgtcgttttgtcctattgacagtgtcctttggcttacagaagctttgcagttttacgaggtcccatttgtcaattcttgttcttagagcataagccattggtgttctgttcaggaagttttcccctgtgcccatgtgttcaaggttcttccccactttttcctctataagcttcagtttGTCTGGTTCTATGAAGAAtggatttggaattttgatgcaaattgcactgaatctgtagattgctttccacaagatggccattttttactctattaatcctgccaatcaatgatcctgggagatttttccatcttctgaggtcttataaaatttctttcttcagagacttgaagttcttgtcatacagatctttcacttgcttggttagagtcccaccaatgtatgtaatattatttgtgactattgtgaaggaagtcatttccctaatttctttctcagcttgtttatcctttgaatagaggaaggctactgatttgtttgagttaattttatacacagccactttgctgaagttgtttatcagctttaggagttccctGATGGAAGTTTTGGGGTAGCTTTAGtttacgatcatatcatctgcaaatagtgatattttgatttcttcctttccaatttgtatacctttgaccttcttttgttgtctgattgctctggttaggactccaagtactatattgaacaggcagagagaaagaggtcatccttgtcttgtccctgattttagtgggattgcttcaagtttctctccatttagtttgatgttggctaccggtttgctgtatattgctttttgtatgtttaggtatgagccttggattcccaatctctccaagacttttatcattaagggatgctgaattttgtcaaaagccttttcagcatctaatgaaaggaccatgtgatttttttttagtttgtttatgtaatggattacattgatggatttctgtatattgaaccatccctgcatccctgggatgaagcctacttgatcgtggcgaattatcattttgatgcattcttggattcagttggccagaattttgttgagtatttttgcatcgatgttcataaaggctattggtctgatgttctctttttttttttttttttttttttggcctttgttttgtttaggtgtAAGTGTTatcatggcttcatagaatgagttgtgtagtattccttgagtttctattttgtggaatagtttgaagagtattggtggtagaattctccactaaatctatctggtcctgggcttttttttctttgtttgatgggagactattaacaactgcttctatttcctccttttagatggtttatctgattctgttttaacattggcacctggtatgtatctagaaaattgtccatttcatccagagtttccaattttgttgagtataagctcttgtagtaggatctgatgagcttttgaatttccacagtttctgttatgtctcccttttcatttctgattttattaatttgagtagtgactctatgccctctggttagtctggctaaggatttatctatcttgttgattttttccctctggttagtctggctaaggatttatctatcttgttgattttctcaaagaaccagcacctggttttgttgaatatttgtatagttctttttgtttctatttgtttgattttggccctgagttttagtatttcctgccatctacttctcttgggtgtatttgcttctttttgttctagagctttcaggtgcactgtcaagctgctagtgtaagctctctccattttctttttggatgtacttagagctatgagttttcctcttagtactgctttcattgtgtcccctaagTTTTGGTctgatgtgtcttcatttcattaaattctaaaaagtctttaatttctttatttcttccttgaccaagctatcattgagaagagcattgttccaagtccacgtgtatgtgtgttttcctttgtttttgtttgaacttaagaccatccttaggccgtggtgatctgataaggtgcatggaattattttagtATTTGTGGATCTGTTGAGgcatgttttgtgaccaattatattggaGAAGGTaggatgaggtgctgagaagaaagtatattcttttgctttaggatggaatgttctataaatatctgttagatccatttggtccataacttcagttagtttcactgtgtctctgtttagtttctgtttccatgttttgtccaatgttgagagtggggtgttgaagtctaccactattattgtgtcaggtgcaatgtgcactttgagctttagtaaagtttcttttatgaatgtgggtgcccttgcatttggagcatagatgttcagaattgagagttcttcttggtagacttttcctttgaccagtatgaagtgttccTTCTTATCTTTTCTGACAAGtttggccactccagcttgtttcttgggaccatttgcttggaaaattgttttccagtctttgacttgaagtagtgactgtctttgtcactgaggtgggtttcttgtatacagcaaaatgttgggttctgtttatgtatccagtttgttagtctatgccattttattggggaattgggaccattgatgttaagagatattaaggaaaagtagtTGTTGCttactattatttttgttgttaaaggtggaattttgtgtggctatcttcttttgtgtttgttgaaagaagattactttattgctttttctatggtgtggtttcccaccttgtgttggtattttccacccattatcctttgtagagcttgatttgtgggaagatattgtataaatttggttttatcatggaacatcttgttttctccgtctatgacaattgaaagttttgctgggtatagtagtctgggctgacatttttgttctcttagggtctgtatgacatctgcccaggatcttttagctttcatattttctgcgagaagtctggtgtaattctgataggtctacctttatgtgttacttgacctttttcccttactgcttttaatattctttctttgtttagtgcatttggtgttttgattattatgtgttgggaggagtttctgttctggtcctgtctgtttgaagttttgtgggcttcttgtatgttcatggacatctctttttttaggttagggaagttttcttctataatgttgttgaagatatttactggccctttaagttggaaatccttgctctcttctatacctataatccttaggtttgaccttctcattctcattttttttatgCTGTTGACATGGACTCCAACATGTCAAGAACCTCAAAGCCTTAGGCTCAGAAGGATGGGAAAACCTTCCTTGAAAAAacgagtgtgtgtgaatgttgacAGTGTGTATAAAACATTGTTCATCATAATTTTCTCCCCTTAAATATTTATGGCACCAATACTGGTCCCCTATAGAGACTGTTCCTACAGAGAGTAGCCAAACCTGTCTTCTTAATCTAACTGTATACCATAACCCTACCTCCTTGTTTATCTGTATGTAATAACCTTACTTCCTTGTCCAGTCATATGTGACAACCCCTCCTCTCTGTTCAACTCAATATAATAAACTGAATGCTGAGCTTCCAGCATGCTATGGTT from Apodemus sylvaticus chromosome X, mApoSyl1.1, whole genome shotgun sequence includes these protein-coding regions:
- the Cldn34 gene encoding claudin-34 gives rise to the protein MILFNRGSSRQVGGFALSTMAWILCITSMGLPQWRVWYSKEPVISYPSVAFVGVWKACIYHHDNFSNIRVCYRYSYHDTFIPLDIRVSQCLMLTTSIFWLIGKVATVFALRNVYTGRQEESETYNAFGLSAILNIIASSFVFLVVLCNYFSIINKEGIAFPPSFHMPVYPHIQQIGIAMVVAFLAAILFLCSGVIFISYTFPLNIQVLPNI